In the Malus domestica chromosome 16, GDT2T_hap1 genome, one interval contains:
- the LOC139193142 gene encoding uncharacterized protein, which translates to MAMVLHYVDDNEHVIERFVGIQHVTDSTSSSLKDAIDTFFSCNGLSISKLRGQGYDGASNMKGELNGLKTKILREQPCAYYVHCFAHQLQLALVAIAKKNIDIAYFFATANSVVNHVGASCKRRDLLRQQLQEELVIVFENDCLITRRGLNQETSLKRAGDTRWNSHYGTLINIISMFSSVVHVL; encoded by the coding sequence ATGGCTATGGTGTTGCATTATGTGGATGACAACGAGCATGTAATTGAAAGATTTGTGGGTATCCAACATGTTACCGACAGTACTTCAAGTTCACTAAAGGATGCTATTGACACATTCTTTTCTTGCAACGGTTTGAGCATTTCCAAGCTACGGGGACAAGGTTATGATGGTGCTAGCAATatgaaaggtgagttgaatggccttaaaacaaagatattgagagaacaaccttgtgcatattatgttcattgctttgctCATCAACTTCAACTAGCTCTTGTTGCCATAGCAAAGAAGAATATAGACATTGCCTATTTTTTTGCAACGGCTAATAGTGTGGTTAATCATGTTGGAGCATCTTGTAAGCGGCGTGATTTACTTAGACAGCAACTTCAAGAAGAGCTTGTGATAGTTTTTGAAAATGATTGTCTTATAACGAGGCGAGgcttaaatcaagaaacaagtcTCAAACGTGCCGGTGACACACGATGGAACTCACACTATGGTACCTTGATTAACATCATTTCCATGTTTTCATCCGTGGTTCATGTGCTTTAA